The nucleotide sequence ATATTCTTGTATTATGAAACTGTAAATGCATATTTGTTGAtcctttttgaaattttaatttcagTTTCTTATGTAGTTAAGGTATTGGAATTTGAAACGCAATCTCCCTTACCATTTTTAATGCATGTGGTGTTATTTTGAATCCACTTGCTATTTGTTCTAGTGTGTGGCATGATAACGTTCTTAATTTATGAATGTGgacaggaaaaagaaaaataagagagtaACAAGGTTTTTCCTGAATAACTGGGATGCTTTTCTTAAGCTGAACACTGCAAAAGAATCTCCACCATGCTTCATTTTGGTTTCTATTTTGCCTTTGTACTCCTGAAAATATGTCTTCTATTGTGCATAGGACAGAGTTTGGGGCAGAATCATTGCTTCAGAGAGAAATTCGACATAGCAGTGGCTAGGGCAGTTGCAGAAATGAGAGTGTTAGGTAGTTAATGGATGTCCTGATATAATTCTGTGCTACTTCAACATTTGGTGATTTCTTATTCCTGTATGGTTCATTGCTCTTATTACATTCCCAGCTGAGTATTGTCTTCCACTGGTTCGTGTTGGCGGATTGTTTATTGCTGCCAAGGGTCATGACCCTGAGGTATGTAACAAAATTAGAAATTTAGTTTGAAGCTTTTAATCAATATCTTCTGCCAATTAATGATTGGTTGCTTTCCTACAAGAAATATCAGAAAAATGTGAAGTTGATTTTATTATCTTGCCTTTTTGTACCACCAGAGTTGTGCTTATTTGTTTATTAAGTCATATATTGTATTTTACCGGTGTTGATCATATTCTTATTGTGAGCAACAACTTTGCTCTTTGCTCAGCAGATTGCTATTAATTACCTTGAAGTAGAACTAGTGCGCCTTGTTTTCCAAGTATAAAACACGTATTTTGTCCAGGCATCCTCTAGTTCAACTCTGATCAGAAAATGGCCTAAGATTGTATTATCTGTATGCTAATGCCCTCCTTGTTCAGTTGTTACTCATACTTTTTATCTCCAACAATTGGTTTCCTGGGATATACGTCAAGAGTGTGATCTAATTTCTGGATAAATTGCTATTTTCTTCTGATGCCTTACAAGGAAAAAGTGAATGTTGATTTCTTTCCCTGTGAATGAAAAGTTATTACTGCTACTTTTGTTCCttctttttaattatatatgCTCTTATTTTCTCGCTTTAAATATGATTCATTGCCACTCCAGGATTTTTAAGCTAACATCCAATTATGTGTTAGCATATGCACTTCATTAAAAGAGTCCCTTAAGTTGGCAATTATAATAGTCTAACTTTTTCTAGATATATGGCAATGTGTGGTTACATGATtgtgtaaaaattaaaaaagtttaatttaaatccatattttctttttatgtGTTTTGGGTTACTTGTACATCCCAAATCATGATGCATTATGTGTGGCTTTTCTGTCTGTATTTCATGgatatttgaaaattttaacaATGCATTGCCATCCTATGTGATGAATCTGGATAGGATGAAGTTAAGAAAGCTGAAAGTGCCATCCAGAAGATGGGTGCTTCTCTATTGCAAGTGTGCTCAGGTACACAGCTTAAAACCTTGCCCTTGCCATATAGACTTTTGCAATTAATTTCACTGctataaaatttcaaaattttgataattttctGAGATGAGACTTGCATTTGTAAACCTGTGAATATAGGTTTCTAGTTTCTCTGTGAAATGGAAAGATTGATTTCTTGCCTTGTTTGATGGTGCTACCATCATAtaaattgattcttgttttgtaGTTTTATTCTTGGTTGGAATCTGTGCTTGTTATTCGCGGGtacttttctctttgtttttttggGGCATGTGCAACACTCCATGCGCAGTGATGTGGAAAAATGTGGAAAAACAGTAGGTACTAGGGAGTTTAAAGTCTATGCCAGTCAGTGACTGGGTTGTTAAAATAGTGATGCTCCAATGACTTGTGGAGGCTCTCAGTAAACTGTAAAACTTGGGCATGAATGTAACATCCATGGTGCATTTGTGTAGTGATAGCATCGAACTTTTAGATTTGTATTGAACTGATCACTGATGCTGAAAGACAGAAGAGTTAATCTAATTATGACAGGAAGAATGGAGAAATAACTTTTTTGCTTAGTTAATATAAGTTTGCTATTCAATTTCGGTACAAGTTCAAAATTTCGATATATCTTTAAGGAAAGTTACTCATCATCCTTAGCCTTACACTAATTTAACAAATTCTTACTTGCTAACTAAAACTTATATGCACAATTCATATGCTGCACCCTTAATTTTCACAAATTATTGATTTTCTTAGAGCATCAGCCATTGTTCCCTCCCGGCCCAACGCTTCTTATAGAGTCCTATGCTGCATATTAAAAAGACTTACCTATCTGGTTGACTCTTGATCATATATGGATGCCTAGTGGTTATCCCTGAGATTTTCTGAAACAGAATCTTTGCTATTTATTTCTATGATAGTTTTGTCAATGGATAAACGGACTAGCTTGTTGTGGAAGTAACTTTacattaattttgtcatgtctagTTGATTCTCGAAGTCCATATGGTCAACGGACTGTTGTCATATGCTCAAAGGATCGTTCCACTCCGATGAAATATCCCCGTGATCCAGGTACACCTGCTAAAGAACCATTGTAATTGATGTGGATGTTCAATCttcatttcttttcttcctttttttttttaattattttttgcctGCCTGGCTGCCTAATAGAACATGGAATTCTACCTTGGCTGAGAACGACACATTCTTTTGCTACCATAGAAGAGATTCTTTTATATATACATTTTAGCAAGCAAATTTGATTCAGCGAGTGGTCAGGTTTTCACCCcactagtttttttttctttaagttattGCTGTTTTGACCGCTTTTTATGTATAATTTATGTAAAAAAAGGTTTGCCAGCCAATTTTTTTTCCATCAACATTCAGTTAATTTTGGCCGATTATATGTTGAAAAAAGGGTTAGTTCTCTTGTTAGATCGATTTTACATCTATTTATGTTAGTCGATTTGGATATAGAATTTATTGCACGTAACTAAGTCGAGTTGACTCGTGAACTGGTAACTCAAGCCTGACCATTACAATAATACAATTCGATAAGCTGAGTTTGTGATAAATTTAAGCATTGTGTTTCGAAACAACTTTTTTTTCACGAGTTGAGTTATTAATTTTTGGGATTATTAATTTGTCCAATCTAAAAAGTAAGGATGCAAGAACCGAATCAGTCGATGAACCAATAAGAtaactggtttattggttcaataGTTCAATCAGAATTTAATTGGAGTTTaatcgatttaattaaatattaattaaaaaattaatatataattttaaatatttaaattcaataatttcgaatttaataaaattttaaatttcagaatTTNNNNNNNNNNNNNNNNNNNNNNNNNNNNNNNNNNNNNNNNNNNNNNNNNNNNNNNNNNNNNNNNNNNNNNNNNNNNNNNNNNNNNNNNNNNNNNNNNNNNNNNNNNNNNNNNNNNNNNNNAATTTCATATAATATTCtaccacaaaaaaaaaacattaacaaCCAATTTTTCAACTAAATTAAGGTACTAATCATCACTAGTGAGTAATCATTAGAAAATCAGCAACAAGCCAACAATATATCAGCAAGCAACATCATCATTTTAGAAAATCAGCCATTTAGAATATAAATCAGTATTATTAACTCAATAACTcaattagtcaccaaaaaaaaaaaaactcaataacTCAATTAAACCCAACTCTAATTCAGAATTAAACAAAGGCACTGGTCATCACTAATAAGTAATCATCAGAAAATCAACAAGCGAATAACAtgcaacatcatcatcattttaGAAAATCATTCTAGAATCATaaatcaatcatcaacaaaattaTTATTCTAGTTTCGTAAAAattaataaggaaaaaaaaaccagaaataaCCATAATCTATTCTATCCAGCAACGAAATTAAACAATAGGATTAATCAATTTTTTACAGCAACCAAAATCTATTCTGTTTAACGACTAGAATCTAGAATAAAAATTATAGCAACtcaaaattattataaataacaaaataacaaaacaaTTGAAGAAAGAGAGTAACTACGacgccaatgagttatagcttaaatggcatagtctccctatactcaattaagagttgcgggttcgagtctcctgtctttgataaaaaaaaattgagagtaacCACGACAGAAGAAGAGAGACGTTtacagagggagagagagggcgaGGAAGAAACGACGAGACAGAAACGAGGATCGAACTTCCACACGATGGTGATAGAGCTTCCTAGGACCGCGACGGAGCTTCCACACGCAACATAGTTTCCTACGCTGGTGACAGAGCTTCCACACGCGACGCCTGTTTCCAGCAGAAAAGAGTTCGGCGATGACAATGAAAGAGGACGGTGGCTGCGGGGCTAGGATTCTTTCCTTctttagttctttcaatttccaattttcagAGAGAAAAGAGGAGTAGAATTGGTGTGTAACTAGATTAGGTTTTTTTTCTCAAGAGTGAAATGACGAGGGATATACGAAATCGAAAATCCTTAAATAAATCGGTCAGTTTTGATGGTTTATCAGTTAACCATTAGTTCGATTAATTTTTTGTTAGACAGTTTATGAAGTCAATCGAACCCGTTAGATGATCAATTCTCTATTAATTCAATTGAACTCATTAGTCCATTTCGATTTTTAGAACTATGCTAAAAAGATTTTTTTGGAAGAAacctttgaaaattttttgaaaaaatacgtGCTTAATTTCTCCGAATGCAGTAGTGATCAGTGTCGGCCGAGATTGTAAGTAACTACGTATTACTGAGTTATGAGTAATTATTCtcacaaaaacaaataaatatgatATATATGCATGCAATAATTATGcaccaataaaaaaaattaccggAAAAGGTAACTTTTTATATTATACGGGAAAGTGCCACCGCGTAAACAATGTGTCTTTCTCCATGTATATATCCTTTGAATTAAAGACAATGAAAAGTAGAATAAATTAACCGATAGAAACAAacttaaaattcactttttaattttatcctcATTCAAAATCTCCAAATAATCTTGTCTTTTCTCTCTATTGATTTCTTTTTCCGGTTAATTAGTTATGAAAGAGCCAAAATATCTTGTCCCCTTCTATTTGATAAACACCCTATACATGAAGAAAAAGACACAAGCTACAGAAGTAGCAGAAGCTAAGCAAAGGCACGAAGCACTGAAGCATCAAAAGCAAAGGCATGCACGAAGCGTTGAAGCAGCAGCGATAGTGATGGCTCTGACGGAAAAGCACGATGATGGCTCAGGGTTAGGGACTCACAATGTTGGCTAATGTATCTTGGCTCGATCcgcatatttttttcaaaaatatataattggATGTCTATATACAATTTTTTACATCAccactaaataaaattaaatcataaaataaattgattaaatataaaaaagatgATCAAATAAATTTTCCTGATGAAAGGATGGAAGGCTCAGCAGATTCCTTTAATTTGTATCTATGGTGTTTATCGAGAGATAGACGgaaagatgaaaagaaaaaaaagggagagCGAGAGAGGAATTTATCTGGGAGGATTGGCAAATTAAGAAAAGTGAGGCACAAATTGCTGTTGAGTTTGTATTTTTTATCTGGGGAcacagaaagaaaagaaaatatatatataaatgcacACATTATTTTTTGAGTTTATAACGGTGTATTGTATGGTGGTATATTGTAAagttttgaataaaataaaaaagaaattgtgAAGCACATCCTATATAGAACTAAATTCagagaagaggaacaaaaacCTTCCAAACCTTAATGTCACAGTCTAAACTGCCACTATAGACAACCATCGATGCTTGGGAAGGATCATCATGGTTATGATCAACCATGGCGGTGAGGCTCTTAATTGGTCCTCTATGTCCTTCCAAAACCGCCACACAACTATACTCTCTCCCGCCAAAACCCCTCCAAACACGAATCGTTTTGTCCTCTGAACCACTCACAACAAAATCCATCACCACCACCAAGCAAAGTATAGACCTACCATGCCCCCTTAACGCACCCACCACCACCATTTTTCCATcaccaccttcttcttctttgtcttcTTCCTTCCTCGCCCATAACAGTATTGATCTATCACATGCCCCGGAATATAGTAACGAACCGTCGCCGTTAAGCGCCAAAGCGTTGATCCCAGACTTGTGTTTCTCCAACGTGTCCACAAGGTagtgtttgtttttgcttttgctTTTCTCTCCCACTACTCCTTGGCCGtcgcctttcttcttcttccaaacCTTGATTCTTTTGTCCGCCGATCCTGTGTAGACTCGTCCATCGTTGGAAACTGCGACTGCGTTGATGGCATCATCGTGTGCATTCATCACTGATTCCAAACACGCAAAGTCTCTGGTTCGCCAAATCTTGATCGTCCTGTCCCATGAGACAGAGTATAGCAAGGCTCCGTCATGGGACAGGGCGAGACAAGACACTGCGTCTACGTGGTGAACCCACGTGGACCTTTTGTGCCTCCGGATTCTAACGTGGTTTTTGGGGAGTAGTATCTTCGAGACGCGGTCGCTGAGCGTTGGAAGCGTGGCCAAACGCGTGTACTGAAGCTCATGGTCGTGGTGGTTGTTGATATTGTTGGTGATCTTCCAAACCCTAATTTTGTTATCTTGGTGAGCACTAAAGAGCTTGTCGGAGTGAACAACTAGAGACTTGACTGCACCTTTCCCAGCAAGGACTATATTATTAGTGGTAGTTAATAATGATTGTTTGGACCATGACCTAATTTCTCTATCGGAGGAGCCACTGTAGAGGAATTTAGCGGAGAGGGTTAAGGAGGATGGGTAGTAGTTGTGTCCTTTTAGGGTTGCGATGCAGTTGTATGAGGCGGTTGAATAATTAGAACAAGAATAATGGTAGTTCTTGTTAAGAGAAGGTACTGAAGCCAAGCTGGGTTGTGAGGATAAAGAGGTTTGGTTATGGTGGTTGGAGTAATCAGATGAAGAACCTGCTTAATAAGTGGAGTGATGAtgttataatattatatatataaatcaaattaaatggGTCAGTCacggagaaaaagaaaaaaaaaggggaaaataatGGTTTAGCTGTATATGCAGTGAGATTGCTTTGTGGGGTCTTGATGTTTTTCATGGATAAGCAAGTTGTTGGTTCGGTTATTAAAGCAAACCAACCAACATACAATGAGAAAGCTCGCTAATATATCTTTATGATGAGCAAGAAAATAATAAGATTAAAGACAAACCACATATATGGTTTTGATTTTAGATTATGATGATTGATATGACATACACAAACTAAGGGTGACAGTGTATGTGTCTATATCAAAATATCTAATATCTAGATACAAATAATGGTGTTGTTAATTACTTCTCGCCTTCATATGTATTTACTCGATCAGATTATTCTCATCAATACAACTGCTCGTACGACATAAACGTGAGGCTGTGTCGGCCTCGGAGGCTTATTAAATCTTCACTTCCGTTTGATTAGATGCTATCATTCTAACTCGTTTTAATTACTTATTCGTTCAATNGTATATTTTGACATTTCTCTATAATATATATGTCTATGCTAAATagtagagaaaaagagaaaaagatctGCACGATGAAAGTTAAACTTTTTTCTGAACAGTAAATTATTATAGAATGGAGTAGGTTAACATAGATCACAAAAAATTTCAAGTAATTCCGGTATTCCAATGGTTTGTCGTGTATATTATATGTATAGTTTATGAGTCCACTAtaacaaattttataattattttaagtttttggtAACTAATAAATAtctttagaatattaattaaatcatcattaataaacaaaatttaaatattttcacTAATAAATAcggtataaatattttaaaaattttaattatttaattttttttttaatttaactacTGTACTTATTTGCCATATCTTAATTTTAAAGTATCTTTTACTATGAAACACTAGAAAAGATTGATTTAATTTGAAGTTATTAAGGACTCTCTATATATTGGGGTGGGTAGTGCGTAACTATCCTAATTAAAGCGAGAGTCACTCCCCTAATTGTCTTTTCTATTCACCATTAGTAAAGGTGTATGGCAGGGATCACGTTccttgtccaaagcaaaaaataTCATATTAACAAGTTTCATCCATGCAATATGCCATATATATAACAACAATGCATGCTCTATGTGTTCATCTTTTGGGTAAAGACCGACATTAGAAGAGACTAGAGAGGAACAAAGAGGAAGCAAAATCAAAATCTGTAACAAATAACAGGGTTCACAGCTTCACATACATAGGTCTAGTTATTTAAACTcccattttaaattcaataatattTTGACATAAGAAAGAAGGGGGAAAAATGGTAGGATAATCCTAATTTTTTCAACTCACATAATGCTCTAGTTGACTTAGTTAGGGTATATAACATCAAATTAAATTCTCGAGTATTATTTGATTTCTATCTTAGGGTGATAAAAAAGATAGAAATAATAGATATATAATTGAAACACGTTCTTGAAATTCATTCTTTTTTAAAGTACACATATTAACGTAAACGGTTTTGCTTTTAAAAAGTGTCTTAGTTAGCTACCATAGAGACGCTGCCAAAAAGAGAATATGAAAGTGCCGTGTATATATATGATATTTGGTTAATGATGTTGAAGAAATTAATCCAATTGATTAAGTTAAAAGGAAATAGAGCAAACTTGTAAGTTTGTAGATGAAACAAATATGGATTGAAAAAAACAACCGAGATATTGTCGCGATAAATTTTAGAATGTTATattaactaatatttatataGTATTTTAGATGATTGGAAAATActttagatatttttaaaatattttagaatatttttgAAGATTTTGGAATAttctaaaagattttaaaaaattttaaaagatcatagagtaatttaaaaaaatataaatatatgtaaAAGTATAAAGAGCAATatgaaataatttaaatatatttaaaaaactgT is from Arachis ipaensis cultivar K30076 chromosome B01, Araip1.1, whole genome shotgun sequence and encodes:
- the LOC107610034 gene encoding protein JINGUBANG-like; the encoded protein is MTVLNLKKEDKMKKDKKNMLMASWEDLENDSNEEKESEYDAQVILLLDLEYSLYVFYKFLQGSSSDYSNHHNQTSLSSQPSLASVPSLNKNYHYSCSNYSTASYNCIATLKGHNYYPSSLTLSAKFLYSGSSDREIRSWSKQSLLTTTNNIVLAGKGAVKSLVVHSDKLFSAHQDNKIRVWKITNNINNHHDHELQYTRLATLPTLSDRVSKILLPKNHVRIRRHKRSTWVHHVDAVSCLALSHDGALLYSVSWDRTIKIWRTRDFACLESVMNAHDDAINAVAVSNDGRVYTGSADKRIKVWKKKKGDGQGVVGEKSKSKNKHYLVDTLEKHKSGINALALNGDGSLLYSGACDRSILLWARKEEDKEEEGGDGKMVVVGALRGHGRSILCLVVVMDFVVSGSEDKTIRVWRGFGGREYSCVAVLEGHRGPIKSLTAMVDHNHDDPSQASMVVYSGSLDCDIKVWKVFVPLL
- the LOC107632632 gene encoding uncharacterized protein LOC107632632 isoform X2, whose translation is MGSYTDGVHEQEMRILGACCWNHRFIKYPDSKRKSRGQSLGQNHCFREKFDIAVARAVAEMRVLAEYCLPLVRVGGLFIAAKGHDPEDEVKKAESAIQKMGASLLQVCSVDSRSPYGQRTVVICSKDRSTPMKYPRDPEHGILPWLRTTHSFATIEEILLYIHFSKQI
- the LOC107632632 gene encoding uncharacterized protein LOC107632632 isoform X1, giving the protein MNLTAVKDADEVMERHVEDSLAILPPLRDCYRTRCGGAPPHEKLSLVDVGTGAGLPGVVLAIACPEWEVTLMESMNKRCVFLEHVVGIIGSSNIQIVRGRAESLGQNHCFREKFDIAVARAVAEMRVLAEYCLPLVRVGGLFIAAKGHDPEDEVKKAESAIQKMGASLLQVCSVDSRSPYGQRTVVICSKDRSTPMKYPRDPGTPAKEPL